Below is a window of Pyrobaculum aerophilum str. IM2 DNA.
AGGCCTGAATATGCCCGCGCCTCCGAACTCCACCCAGCCCAGTTTTGGGTGTTGGGCGTAGACCTCTACAGACGGCGAAGTGAAGGGGAAATACGCCGGCCTGAATTTCACCTTTGTCATGCCAAGCGCCTTTGCGATTTCCTCCAGCTGTCCCAACAAGTGTTTAAAAGTAAGGCCGGGGCCTACTACAATTCCGTCTAGCTGGTGGAATTCCATGCTGTGTTTCGGGTCAAGTTTCTCAGGCCGGAAGACGCGGCCAATTGTAAACACTTTGTATTCCCCATCGCCCCTCTCGGCCAGGGCCCTGATTGTCGTGGCCGTCGTCTGGGTCCTTAAAACGGGGTTGAGGGCCTTTTTGCGATCCCATTTATACCGCCACTTCTCCTCGTGGACTCTGCCCACAGACTCCATCAAGTGTTCAGGAGGCGTCTCGAGCGGCCCGCTCCACTGGACGTAAAAAGTGTCGTGCACCTCCCTCGCGGGGTGGTCCTGCGCTTGGAACAACGCGTCAAAATTCCAAAACTCCACCTCCAGCACAGGCCCTCTCACCTCTTCGAACCCAAGCCCGATCATTACCTCTCTCACGTAGTCTAGAAATTCATTGAAGAAGTGGGGCACAGGTGCTGGATACTCGGGAGGCTCTATATTGAGGTCAAAGGGCTTTAGCGTGTAATTCCGCCATCTGCCCGTGGCTATGTCCTCGCTGGTAATTACAGTCTTTACCTCAGCCGGCTTTACTAACTCCAAGGGGACTGCCGCCTTTACATAAACCTGGGTTTTTTCTATTTTCCTGACGAGTTTTCTCTTTATAAACTCTTTTAATACCTCGGGCGGGGCGGAGTGAGGCGCAGCGAGGGCTTTTTGTTTCTCCTCAAGCATTGCGACGATTTTTTTATAAGTCTCTTCGTCTAGCTCCACGACGTTTCCCCTAGGCTTAACGCCCAGCTTTGCCAAATTCGCCAAAGCTATTTGCGCCTCGGGATGTTGGGAGAGGTGAGCTGTGCACCTCCCCTCTCTACAAACCGCCGACTTCAATAGTTTATACTCCGGCAACCCCTCGGCGGCTCTTTGTCTCCCCTCTTCCGTGAGCTCGTAGAATTCAATTACTTTCCGCTCCACGCGCAACACCCCCTTGGCCCGCCCCTCTTCTACATATCTCATTAAACTATCGACGGAGCTTCCCAATTCCCTAGCTACCTCTTCAAGCGGCTTCCACTCGGGAGCATGTCTTATAATTTCGTAAAGAGGCAGGGGTAAAACCAGCATGTGATCTAAAAATTTTTGGTTTTAAGTATACTACCTCCCTCTTACAAGAGAAATGGGGAGTTCCTCCTCCTTCTCCTCCTCCCTAGCCGTCTTGACTTTAAAGACCTCTTTGTATAACAAATCGCGGAGAGCGGCCCTTATTGCCTCGCTCCTATTGGGGAATATCCCCCTCCTGACGAGCTCGTCGAGCTCCTCAAGCATTTTCTTCGGCACGTGCACTGATATTAACGACATCTTGTCCTGGCTCTTGCTCCTAGGCATGTGATCTTTGATTCCTGTGTTAATAAAGGTGGTTCCCAGGTAATATTGCCATACTATGTCGAAGGTTATTAAAACCGTAGAGGATGCGTCGGCATGTATCCACACAACGCCGGGCGGACGCGTTGATTTCTACTGTTGGGCCCTCGGCTCCACTGAGGCCAGGGCCTTAATAAGTTGTTCTAGTACGTGATACTTAGGGAGAGTTGACAGCTTTTTGGCGAGTTTCCTCAGCCTCTCGGCCTCTGTAGCTGTGATTATCTTAGGCCTCCCCTCTCCGTCATATGCATACCACATCCCCTTTTCGTATATATACCCCACATCGCCCATATATATCTCGGCGTAAAGCCCCCTTCTCTTCGCCTCGGCGAAGATGACAATATCGCCCAGCTCTAACTCCATATACGAATTCTGAAGCACCATGCGGAGGAAGGGGGCTCTAAGCCTCACGTCAACACGCTGGTCGTGATTTTAAAAACATATCTCTTAAGAGGCGGCGCCTTCAAAGGGCTGGCCCACGCCGACAGTATTGCCCACGCCTATTACTAACACAGACTCGCCTGGGGCCACGTTGTTTAATATAAAGTCAAGAACTCTTTTTGTGGTCTGGCCCACTGCGTTGTATATATCGCTGGTCATTGTGGTCAAGGCCTCTGACTGTCTCATTTTAATTAAGAAGGCGTAGAGCGGCACTCCGTATTTCGTGGCGTACGACTCAATGTTGAATTTCTCTACGCCAACGCCGCCCATTGCCACGCCTATGCCCTCGGCAATTTCCCCCGTCCTCTCTCCCTCCAGCCTCAAAGCCGCGTCTATAGTCACTATGTATTTAGGCCTGGCGTCTAGCCTCTGGAAGACGTACTCAACAGCCTCGTCCAGCCTTCCAACAGTGCTTCCAGACCCCTTGGCTTTTATTACGTACAGCTTTCTCCCCTGGTATTCGCACTCGGCCACAACGGTGTCCTTCACGTCGTGGTGATACACAACGCCGCCACACTGGCTTAAGACGTTGTACGCCACCAGGGGGCCTGCGCTGTCCCCAATGGGAACGCCTTTTATGAAAGAGTTAACCGCCTCGTTGACTGTGTCAGTCAGCTCTTTTAAAAGAGGCAGTAACATCGTGAGCTGTATCACCAAGTAAAAGGCCTTATACTTCCTCGCAGTCTTGTAATAGTGGTCGACTATTTTGTATATGAAGTTCATGTACCTAAGCGCCTCCACCGCCGTGGTTAAGTTCTTTACTAACACCCCGTCTTCAACAAGCCTCCGTATCTCGCCCTCGTAAGTATCCACGTAGGTGTTAAGAATATGTTTAAACTTAGGAACTATTCCGTTGGGGTCAAGCGCCGTCGGCTCTATCACTGCGAAATCCACCATTTTCTTAAGAGTGGATTCGAGCTCAGCCCTCTGCACCTCCTTTCTTTTTACCTTGTCCAAGGCATTTAATACATTAGCCGAGGCGGCGTTTAACAGCTGTCCCAAGTATGATAAAAAGCCGCTTACCTGGCTGAGATATCTCCACATTTGCAAGTCTTGTAACATGAATATCAGCGCAAACCAAATTAGCATTGATATTATAAACCACATCGGGTCGTACCCTGTTGCTTGGGCAAACATTGACGTCAATGCGTTAAAGACATATAAAAATTATTCAGCGATCGAGGACGTTATCACCGCTCAGTCGAATCCCATCATCACGAGATCTCAACGGCACTGTTTTAAAAACTTAGACTTCCACCACGTCGCGGTCCCGCCCTCCTTCTCTAACCCCCTCTTTCCTCCGCATGCCGAAGGCAACAGCCCCTCCCACTGCTGTAGCGGCTATTAACACTTTGAAAAAGCTCTCCCGAGTCAAAGTGGGTAGTTTGGCAACGGGTTGTAAATTCACGAGGTATTTTACGCCGTTTATCTCCACGGCGACAGAATCGCTTAGAGGCAACAGCCTCACCACCCCGTTGCTACCCCTGAATTTCAACCCCCCTACGTATACTGTAAAACTCTCTATAGGCGTTCCCAACACGTCCACCACTCTCATCTCCTTGAACAGAGAGGAGGCGTTTACGGCTATTTTAGGAGCCGCCTTTGTTGTGTAATCCGCAACGTGCGTCCCGTTGTAGTAAAGCCTAATAGTGACGTTGCCGCCTAGCTTAACCACCTCGGGTTCGACAGTGGCGTTGAAGCCGGCAACGTCTAGAGATATGCTCGGCTTAACTAGATCTGTAAAAGCCACTACCTCACCGTTCTTGACCTCAGCCGGATATCTGTACATGACGTCTCCGACTTTTACATAGACATTGTAGCTAATGCCCTCCACAATACACATAGCCACGGGGGAGCCATCCGCCGTAGTTACGGCGTATACGGGGAGATCGCTACCGTCAATAGTCTTGGCGGAGGCGCCTTTAAATCTCCACGTCTTCAAGCCGTTGGGAATGTAGTAAAAACTCAGGGAGTACTCCTCCCCCGTTTCGAGCTTTACGTAAACTTGGAGGGGCCTCTCCAGGGGGTTAGTAACCCACGCCGAGCCGTTGCACTCCCCGCTGACGGGTATGGAGATTTGCTCCACAACAACCCGGGGCTTTCCCACGGCGGCGGTTTGGTTGGGGGAGAACCAGAGAGTGAAGTCGGGAACCCACGGCTTTATGCCCTCTACTCTAACCCCTGCCGTCGGCACCACCACGTAGAAATCGGGGCTTTTATCGCCTATATTGATGTATGTAATATTGGCAATGCCATATGCGTATATTTTAACGGGCCCGTAGATCACGTACTCCTCTATATAAACCCCCAGCGCTTGCAGAGAGGAGACTTTGAAGTAAAAAGCCCCCTCTAGCTGGGGCTCTGTAAAAGATTTTACTCTAACTATTGCCGTGCTGTTGACTTCCAGCGGCACGCCTTGGTAGATATACACGCTGTCCTCCCCCTTTACTGAAACGGGAATTGCAGGGGGGAGGGCCCTCCACTTGTCAATTCTTATTGTGACAAAATCGCCGCAAACTCGCCCTTTTACATATTTAGGCGTGGGGTACGGCTCAAAAACTGGTTGCGATAAAGCGCCGCTATAAGACACCACGCTCACAGAGGCTATCCCCCAGGGGGATATGGGATCAACATATGCCGAGAAGGCGGCGCATCCCCCCAGAGGCGCTGTGTAGACAAACGGAACAGCTCCGATGGGAATAGACAGGACAGTGGCGTTAATTAGCAGTACTAAAAAGCCCAACATGTAACAACGCCGGCGCTGAGTTAAATAGCTAACTCTTAAATAGGTCCCATATGTTTACGCCGTGAAGTGGTCGCTCTATGCCGTTTTATACCTAATAGGCGTCTTGACCCTGGGACTCCTCCTAATGGGGTTTGAGCAGACGGTCAGCGCAGCCTTAGATTTAGTTTTTCTCATAATTGCGATAGTATTGTTCAGACTGGCGCTACAAGACGTGTCAGCCGCGCTGGACATAGCGTCAGAAGACAGAGAGCGGTGGGAGCTGAGGGCAATACAGATCATACTAGTGGCCACTTTTATAATAGCCGCATCGGTGCTGACTTACGGGTTTTTACGATCGTTGTTCCCCTTTATACCCTAGCCCCCTTGTTTTTTCTGACACTCCTCTAACTGGGCCTTTAGTTGAGACAGCATGGCTTCTCTTAACAATAGGCTTCTGTAAAAAGCCAGCGTCTCTCTCTCTTGTTCTAACAAGCGCCTCTCCCATTCGTTAAGCCGCTGTTCCTCTTCCACTAGCCTCTTGGCGAATCGACCCAGGTTGTCCAGCAATTCCACTTCCTTCGCCCTAACAGCCTCCTCCAGCTTTCTGAGCTCCTCTTGTTTCTTCGCCACTGCGTCTTCAAACATCTTATACTTATTAACGAGCTCCTCAAGTTCCTGCCTCTTTTTCTCCAAGGCGCTTTGAACCTCCGCGAGCTCTTTCTCTTTTCTGGCAAGCTCGGCTAGTTTTTTCTCGATCTCAGCCGCCTGCGCCAGCAGCGATTTGGCGCGCTCTTCCTGTTCTGCAATCTGCCTCTGTTTAACTGCCAGCTCTTGCTCCATCTTCTTGAGATCAAACTCCTTTTTCATCAACTCCTCCCTGAGCTGCCTCAACTGCGCATCTCTCTGCTCCAGCTCTTGCAGGCGCGATGTTAACAGCGCGAGGGCCTTCCTGGCCTCCTCCAAAGAGCTCTTAGTTGGGTCTGACAACTCCGCAATTTTCCTCACGTTTTCTAACATGAGGGCCAGCTCCCCCTCCCTCTTCCTCAACGCCTCCTCTCTAGTCCTCAA
It encodes the following:
- a CDS encoding ribbon-helix-helix domain-containing protein, giving the protein MPRSKSQDKMSLISVHVPKKMLEELDELVRRGIFPNRSEAIRAALRDLLYKEVFKVKTAREEEKEEELPISLVRGR
- a CDS encoding phenylalanine--tRNA ligase subunit alpha, producing the protein MLVLPLPLYEIIRHAPEWKPLEEVARELGSSVDSLMRYVEEGRAKGVLRVERKVIEFYELTEEGRQRAAEGLPEYKLLKSAVCREGRCTAHLSQHPEAQIALANLAKLGVKPRGNVVELDEETYKKIVAMLEEKQKALAAPHSAPPEVLKEFIKRKLVRKIEKTQVYVKAAVPLELVKPAEVKTVITSEDIATGRWRNYTLKPFDLNIEPPEYPAPVPHFFNEFLDYVREVMIGLGFEEVRGPVLEVEFWNFDALFQAQDHPAREVHDTFYVQWSGPLETPPEHLMESVGRVHEEKWRYKWDRKKALNPVLRTQTTATTIRALAERGDGEYKVFTIGRVFRPEKLDPKHSMEFHQLDGIVVGPGLTFKHLLGQLEEIAKALGMTKVKFRPAYFPFTSPSVEVYAQHPKLGWVEFGGAGIFRPEVTEPLGVKKSRVLAWGWGLDRIAMILLGIDDIRELFTKDLEKLKEYYARWARYKASVGAVGTLFTL
- a CDS encoding DUF1512 domain-containing protein, which encodes MFAQATGYDPMWFIISMLIWFALIFMLQDLQMWRYLSQVSGFLSYLGQLLNAASANVLNALDKVKRKEVQRAELESTLKKMVDFAVIEPTALDPNGIVPKFKHILNTYVDTYEGEIRRLVEDGVLVKNLTTAVEALRYMNFIYKIVDHYYKTARKYKAFYLVIQLTMLLPLLKELTDTVNEAVNSFIKGVPIGDSAGPLVAYNVLSQCGGVVYHHDVKDTVVAECEYQGRKLYVIKAKGSGSTVGRLDEAVEYVFQRLDARPKYIVTIDAALRLEGERTGEIAEGIGVAMGGVGVEKFNIESYATKYGVPLYAFLIKMRQSEALTTMTSDIYNAVGQTTKRVLDFILNNVAPGESVLVIGVGNTVGVGQPFEGAAS